One genomic region from Enterobacter hormaechei ATCC 49162 encodes:
- a CDS encoding MFS transporter, whose amino-acid sequence MVSSTSPATVRAKAGAIFRVTSGNFLEQFDFFLFGFYATYIAHTFFPASSEFASLMMTFAVFGAGFLMRPIGAIVLGAYIDKVGRRKGLIVTLSIMAAGTFLIVLIPSYQSIGLWAPLLVLTGRLLQGFSAGAELGGVSVYLAEIATPGRKGFYTSWQSGSQQVAIMIAAAMGFALNVLLEESAIREWGWRIPFLFGCLIVPFIFFLRRKLEETEEFCARRHHLAMRQVFSTLLANWQVVFAGMLMVAMTTTAFYLITVYAPTFGKKVLMLSASDSLLVTLLVAVSNFIWLPVGGALSDRFGRKPVLIAMTLLALATSYPALTMLAAAPSFSMMLTVLLWLSFLYGLYNGAMIPALTEIMPTEVRVAGFSLAYSLATAVFGGFTPVISTALIEYTGDKASPGYWMSFAAVCALLATLYLYRRRTLTLQTAVEE is encoded by the coding sequence ATGGTTTCCTCAACCTCACCTGCAACGGTTCGTGCGAAAGCGGGCGCGATTTTTCGCGTCACATCGGGCAACTTTCTTGAGCAATTCGACTTCTTTCTGTTCGGCTTTTATGCCACCTACATCGCCCACACGTTCTTTCCGGCGAGCAGTGAATTTGCGTCGCTGATGATGACCTTCGCCGTCTTTGGCGCAGGCTTCCTGATGCGTCCCATCGGGGCCATTGTCCTGGGGGCTTACATTGATAAAGTGGGTCGCCGTAAAGGGCTGATCGTCACCCTGTCGATTATGGCCGCCGGAACGTTTCTGATTGTGCTGATCCCTTCTTATCAGAGCATTGGCCTGTGGGCGCCGCTGCTGGTGCTGACCGGACGCCTGTTACAGGGTTTTTCCGCAGGCGCCGAGTTGGGCGGGGTTTCGGTTTATCTGGCGGAGATCGCCACGCCGGGCCGCAAAGGTTTTTACACCAGCTGGCAGTCGGGGAGCCAGCAGGTCGCCATTATGATCGCAGCGGCGATGGGCTTCGCCCTGAATGTGTTGCTGGAGGAGAGTGCCATTCGCGAATGGGGCTGGCGTATCCCGTTCCTGTTTGGCTGTCTGATTGTGCCGTTCATCTTTTTCCTGCGCCGCAAGCTGGAAGAGACCGAGGAATTCTGCGCCCGTCGCCACCATCTGGCGATGCGTCAGGTCTTCTCGACGCTGCTCGCTAACTGGCAGGTTGTTTTTGCGGGCATGCTGATGGTAGCGATGACCACCACCGCGTTTTACCTGATCACCGTTTACGCACCGACCTTCGGTAAAAAAGTCCTGATGCTGAGCGCGTCGGACAGCCTGCTGGTGACGCTGCTGGTGGCAGTATCTAACTTCATCTGGCTGCCGGTGGGCGGCGCGCTGTCGGACCGCTTCGGGCGTAAACCGGTGCTGATCGCCATGACGCTGCTGGCGCTGGCGACCAGCTATCCGGCGCTGACGATGCTGGCCGCAGCCCCGAGCTTCTCCATGATGCTGACCGTGCTGCTGTGGCTCTCTTTCCTCTACGGCCTGTATAACGGCGCGATGATCCCGGCCCTGACGGAGATCATGCCAACAGAGGTGCGCGTGGCGGGCTTCTCGCTGGCTTACAGCCTGGCAACGGCGGTCTTTGGCGGTTTCACGCCGGTCATTTCAACCGCCTTAATTGAGTACACCGGAGACAAAGCCTCCCCGGGCTACTGGATGAGCTTTGCCGCCGTTTGCGCCCTGCTGGCAACGCTGTATCTCTATCGCCGTCGCACGTTAACCCTGCAAACCGCCGTTGAGGAGTGA
- a CDS encoding substrate-binding domain-containing protein: protein MLTFRTVIAALTFATLSAGALAQDVTVMISGGFKAALEKLAPQYEAKSGDRIVLISGPSMGKTPQAIPARLARGEKADVVIMVGDALAKLEQDRRTAPGSRVELADSPVGMVVRAGAPVPDISTVPALRQTLLKAHSMAYSDSASDRYVESELFRKLGIDGQVHDKAHRVERIPVASEVAKGKYDLGFQQVSELLPVPGVTFVGKLPDDMQYITRFAGAVTQKADHPEQGKALLAFLSSPQAASVITTTGLMPVSATRDTAQ, encoded by the coding sequence ATGCTTACATTCAGAACGGTGATTGCCGCCCTGACTTTCGCCACCCTCAGTGCGGGCGCGCTTGCACAGGATGTGACGGTGATGATTTCTGGCGGCTTCAAGGCCGCCCTGGAGAAGCTGGCGCCGCAGTACGAAGCGAAAAGCGGCGACAGGATCGTTTTGATCTCCGGCCCGTCGATGGGCAAAACGCCGCAGGCCATTCCGGCCCGGCTCGCCCGGGGCGAAAAAGCGGACGTGGTGATTATGGTGGGCGATGCGCTGGCGAAACTGGAACAGGATCGCAGGACGGCGCCAGGCTCCCGCGTGGAGCTGGCGGATTCGCCCGTCGGCATGGTCGTCAGGGCGGGCGCGCCGGTGCCGGATATCAGTACGGTGCCCGCCCTGCGGCAAACGCTGCTGAAGGCACATTCCATGGCTTATTCCGACAGCGCCAGCGACCGGTATGTTGAGAGCGAGCTGTTCCGTAAGCTGGGCATCGACGGTCAGGTTCACGATAAAGCGCACCGGGTTGAGCGCATCCCGGTGGCGTCTGAAGTGGCAAAAGGGAAATACGATCTCGGCTTTCAGCAGGTGAGCGAACTTCTGCCGGTACCGGGGGTGACGTTTGTGGGTAAGTTGCCTGACGACATGCAGTACATTACCCGTTTCGCCGGAGCCGTAACGCAGAAGGCCGACCATCCTGAACAGGGGAAAGCGTTGCTGGCCTTTCTCTCCTCGCCACAGGCCGCCAGCGTCATCACGACAACGGGCTTAATGCCCGTCAGTGCAACTCGCGATACTGCTCAGTGA